Genomic window (Rhododendron vialii isolate Sample 1 chromosome 4a, ASM3025357v1):
aattcaatcgggaaggagagtccctcattttattaaaatgagggatccctcaccggaacctaactctctctctctctctctctctctctctctctccatatatatatatatatatatatatatatatatatatatatatatatatatatatatatatatatatataatttttcattcctaaaattccattaatgattaaagaaatgacagacgagagagagagagagacaagagacgagatatatacagtatatatatacatagtaaaacaacgagagagagaaaagagagaaaagagagatgaCAGACATAAGAAATAACAAATTTACCCCGTGCATATCCGAAATGTATCCAAGAGTATCCGAAACGTATCAggataccaaaaattaattccaaAATCTGGATACTCTAGAAAATGTATCCGATATGTATCCGGAGTGTATCCGAGTGTATCGATATCTGATGCGCGTACGGTACATGATACaaaggccaaaatagagtatccgtgcttcatagatcACCACTTACAACAATCATAATTATATATACGGGTAAGTCATAATACAAATAGAAGAAAAGCTATTCTGATCATTTGATTCCACCATTTCGAGGTGCTTGTCATTAAAATATAGGGGACTGAAGAGTTTCATTTCATCAATAAGTAGCATAAAATTTAGTCCTTTATAGGGACTTACCATGCACGATAGAACTAGTACGTTGTAGTCCCTCAGTCAAGAAATACAGATTCCTTCCAAActaaagaatttgaaaaagagAACACAAGAGAGGGAAGGGAAGAACAATTGAGCAATGCCTtcttatttgcaaaaaaaaggaaaccatTTCAGAGAAAGTACCTGCTGCATTGCTTATGTGTTTCATGTTTCTGAAACCAATAGTAACAGCCAAACATAACACCATTGAAGTCCAGTTGATCTCCGAAATGTAGATCGGCCATGGATACTGGGCGAGGTGTGTACTATTTTGACCCTTGGGAAGCAACCCAAAGCAGAACACTGTCGGATAATGGAGAAAGTCCCGGTGATGATGGATTGGCTTCCACAACTGCTGCGAGTATGGCTAATGCTAGAACAGGCCATTGTATTAGCTTGGACAAAGCAAGTAGGTAATGAAAATCAGCTAAAACTCAACTTAAAGGCTCTTGGATTAGTTATCGCCTACAAATACCAACACAAATTATCATGAGAAAAATCTAGAAACGGCTAGTAGAAAGAGCAAAAACATAGTACCTACCAGGTACTGATACATAGAATCCAATGTGGTAATCACTTTCAATAATATGGTGCTTGGAAAGATAAGCTGCTTGCGCCATATACGCAAGGATCAAGGCTGGGTAAACTACAAAGGTGAAACCGTGAAAGCAACCTTCAATTAAGTAAGCTCTCCGTGAGGAGTTGATTTCACTGATGCAGTTAGCAAGAAATGCTTCTTTAGCAAATGATTATATCAACGAAATGTTAAGGACAGCAGGAGAAATAATGTAGTCTTCAGTGTATTAACAACTCTCTCCTGAATTAGCACTATTTGTTTCAGATTTGATGCGTTTGTCCTTGAAGTGCTTGAACTTCTAGCACTGTTTAATTACCAGATTAGGTGTTGAGATTGGGAGTACATTCTGGCAGGCCCCACATCATCCTCATTTGCATGCAACTTTAACTCTTGATTGTCGGTTGCCTGCTTGACAACACAACCCACAAAACCTTGCCATATTCTATTCCTGGGCAGGAGCGGTTTGCCAGATGGGAGACTATTTGATTAAGGGACTACGTGTAAAGCATGATTACAAAGTAGTGGTCGAAGAAAATTCCTACACCACCCTCAGTATTAGTCTATTAGATATTCTAAATCCTTGAGGGATTGGTAACCCAATGGATGTGAGATCCCTTGTGAACTGTTGGATTCAGCGCAGGGGATAAATTTTACACCCAAATAAGTGGCTGACCTTCAAACATGGACGACAACAATAAAGAAACTACTGCAAACACTTTTGATCGGTAAATTTTATGAGCACACAAGATTCTCAATTCTAGTCTCAGTGATTGCATTGACTGAAAACAGAAACTACATGCCGTATCTGGAAAAAATAAGCATACTTTTATCCGAAAAGTTCAACGACTGTAtttagaaaacacaaaaatcacTTTGACTGAAACTCTATGGGCGCCTACTTTATGTTTGATCCACAATTTCATCCCACAAAAGAGGCATATCAACTGCAGTACTTGACAGGAAACATAACCAAGTTTATTTACCTTGATAGACAACTGTGAAAAGTGTCCAAGATTAGCAAACATCGCTTCTGAACCTGAATtagaattaaaaacaaaaaaaataagaacacttTGTCTATTGGGCAAGAGGACACAGTTTCACTTTGCTCTTTTACCTGttatacaaaacaaaatgccaCCCAAGGACATCCAACCTCCCCTTTGGGTCTTCTTCAAAAACTTGTACATGTAGTAAGGAGAGAGTGCTTTGTAAACATGGGGATTCCAGTAGGGCTTATGCATACAAGCCATGCTATCACAATCGAAGCAAAAAGGAATCCTAATTGATGGGTCCCATAATATTGGAGCGCAAACAAGAATACCAATATGATACAAGCAACTGGGACTTCTACATCTGCAAAATAAAGGAACAATGGAAACAGAACATCAAATTTGCAATCTATTATCTATAAAATGATAGGATTATAGTGACCGGCCAGTGGATCTTACTTCCACCCAAGGTCTCATTACTCAGTGAAAAAGATGCAAAGACTGTAAAAATTTAGAAGTGTGGAAGCattattgacataaaaaaaataaaaaaaaacgtcGGAGCCTTAAGGATTTAAAAACTTTAAAACATATGACCTTACACAAAACAGGAAAAAGTCAATTTCCCAACCTTGGAATGTCCAAGAAAAATGCTGAATATACACGATATATACATGTCCCCTGGGAAGCATCCTACCTTGTTCCTACTTGGCAATACCTGtaggaaaataattaattttcacaAGCCGACCACTCGTGTGAGATACTATATCAAAGTGATAAGTTTTACCATGGAAGTAATCTTTGTAAACTTCTTGGACATAGCATATCATAATTATATCATAAAGTTCATAAGAAAACTTGCATCATATAAACCTTGCATAGTCTTGGGATGAACATCCAACAACTTAACATGAATATAGGGGAGTGACCCCACATGGTGTGAAATGATCAAGTCACTAACAGGTGGTGCCACATAATATTCCTCCCTTATAACCCCTTCGTTGGTCATGGTATCTTTAAAATCCATCCCCACAGACCCTTGACAGTGTTTTGATGCAATCCGATGCATCAATATTTCTTTGAGATCATAGAATCATAATGTCATAGCATCTTCACCTTTAGATGGCAAGGAGTTCAAAGAATCGTCGCTTCTTAATCATAGTCATTCTCATAAAATCATCTTTGAATAAACAGTTCATGACATATTTCCATGGGCATAAAATGAGAGGGCATAAATCATTTTATCAAATCATGCTTTCTTGATAACATGTTCATATATAATAACTTTGAGCATATGAAACACATAACATAATTTGCTTGAAAAAAACAATGTAACTATGGTAGTATGGTTAGAGTACCTCACCTAATGAAGTATCTAGCTCATCATGCGTGCGATCTACTCCATTGAACTTGTACCGAGAGGGAGGGGAAAAGAATCCACAGAGGAAAGTTTTCCGGCAAGGCTGGCAAGCTATGCGTCAGATAGAATTTGGGTTCACAGGTtcactttttccttttgattttcGTTTCTTTCCAATCACTGAGCACAAGTCCTGTATAGAACTTTTAGGAGCTTCTAATGAAGCAAGCACACATATGTCATTGCATTTTAATTCCAACGAGACACATGGCAAGCATGACATGTCATGTGCaccattttctaaaattctgtCCGGTATTGGCATACCAGTCCGGATCAGTCTTCCAAAATTTCCCACATAACTTAATGAGACACTAAACAGAGAAGTGGGTCTATTTATCAATTAAGCTTTATCTAATATGGCATTTAAAATAGGGATTTTACAAGACTACTGTAGGAATTTAAGTAGGTAGAAATGTTAGTCTAATAACATGGATCAGTAGGACAAGTACATACTTGATACTTTAATTCACAAATTGCCTAGAAAACCAGATGACCACATGAGTTCAACACgtaatgaaaatagaaaagaacaCTAATGTTAACCAAGTCCAACTACCATGACCAGTTCACAATTCACATACAACAAATTACAAAACTAAGAACAGAAATAATCATATAGCTCAGAAACATAATGACTTTGAGCTAAGCAAGTGACAACAAAATGACACATTTTGGACATCTATATGACCGATCAATCAATTAATGAACAAAAGAATTGGAACTCACAGTTCTTGTGACCTTTTCAATAGATAGTTCCATTGCTGTTGTTAGTACCACTGTACCAGTACAAAATAATCAGACACTGAAGCATTTTTTATGTCAAAACAAGCGAACACAAAATGCAATCCAGAAAATACATCAGAGGCTGAAAATTTCAGTTACCAATTAACATAAAGTACAACTGCTTTTGTCAATCGCCTACTAGCTTAAAGGTAgtttacccttttcttttgcacTTTTCTGCTCCAAAATAAACTGCTGAACTCGCTGTGCCATCTGATTCATCTGCAAAATCATCTCTTCAGTCTCATCACGTATGTGTTTTGGCAAATACACCTCTAAATAATCAAACCACTCATCCAATGTCATCTTCTCTAAGTCCAGCCCACCAGCTTCTCCTACTTCACCTCGAGCAGCTTCCGACTGCTCATCCAGTAAACTCTCTTCAACTCTTTCACACTCCTCATCTCCCTTCTCGTCTAGAACCTCATTTTCTACACTCTCCAATGGCTCACCCTGTAAATTCCTCTTTCTCCTCGTACCCTCTTCTTCGGCCATTTTACCGACAATTTTACCGGAAATCTCAACTTCTTGACACCCATTTCCACCTACACTGGAATTCTCTTTGTTCTTTGAATCCTTTCCAACTTTTTCCCGCTCGTTCTCTTCTTTCTCATCTAAGATCTCATTTTTCACACTCTCCAATGGCTCATCCTGTAAAACCTTCTTTCGACTCCTCCCCCCTCGGGTCTTTTTATCAGCAACTTGATCCGATATCTTAACTTCCAGATTGgaattctctttcttcttcgaACTGCGAGTGATCCTAGTACTCAATTGCCGCCCCTGTTTTGTTCCACTAGGACCCATATTGTCATATTCTCCGACATCGTAGACATTACACAAGCTCTCTCGAGGATCACTCTCTACAACCTTCTCTTTCATCGGCCGACCTCGCCGCCTCGGATTCTCCACAGGCTTTCCTAATTCtcccccaaaccctaaccctacctCTCTATCTTCACCAATCGAAGCCAAATTCGCCTTTGAACCACCACCGCGCCTAGGGTTCCGCCGCAACTGACTAGCACGGACGCCTCCGTGGTCCGCCGCCTCGATCGTCACCTTGATGGACGTGTACTCGCCGATTTTGATAACGTCACCGTTTCCGAGATGCGAGGGGGTCTTGGGCGTGAGGTCGGAGCCGTTTAATACGGTGCCGTTTGAGGAGCCGATGTCGGTGACGAGCCATTCTCCGGATTCGGTGGACTCAATGGAGAGGTGGCTGGTGGAGATTCCATCGTCGTTGATGGGGAGTTTGCCGTTGCGGAGTACTCGGCCTCGGCCCCGGCCGATTTGGAACGTGGATCCGGGTGGGAATTCTAGGGTTTCGCCCTCTCGCGGCCCTTTCTCCATGATTAGCTTCAAGGTTGAGCCTTCTTCCGCCATTTTCgcgccagagagagagagaggtttttcaGAGGGAAAGAACAAATTTGAATGAAAGGAAGGAAGGGCTTTGGGATCGATACAGGAGAGGGGAGACAAAAGAGGTTTCGAATTTTGGGAATTTTAGATTAGACCCCCTTCAACTACCTTTTATTTTCAAGTTACCCTTTACCGTTTAGAGTCAGACACTTAGCCCCCTcagagtgtgtgtgtatatagacacacatacacactcttaataaaacacaagggtgtggaTCCCATATAAACACAAACTGTTAGAAgggcttagattcatttgatccaatgaTTGATGTGttctctccaactctcttaagaaagtgcccacaatctttcaaaaaatttactaaaatgCCACGATCTTTCATTTGTTGATggcaataaaaaagaaaacccatgTCGTTTGTCGTTTGGGttccgcccccccccccccccccgcccgcTCTCTTTCCTGTCATCTTTCGAATTCCCACCGAGATCTGCAATCCCGTCCTAAGCAAAAAGCTAGGCCTAGAAACCTCTGTGAAAGCAAAGGTAATGCGTCTAATTTTTGAAAGCCatgtgaaattttttgggaGTTATTTGTCTATTGGGATATTTCATTCTAGTTGTTGTTCAATCATGTTCCAAGATAAGTGTTCAagaaattttgatgatttttttggtgtgggtggGTGATTTATTTGCAATTcgaattttgttattttgactcTTCTTGAAAGTTTAGTAGTGTCGTGTGTTTTCAGTCGCTCTCCACGAACTTGGCAACATCCCCGGATTGATGTGTGCAAAGGCAGATTTAAAGAAGGACCAGGGGGTCATGtgtgccccccccccccccccccccccccccccttcggGGTTTTGAACTATTACACTTTAGTCCTCTATTTATTTGTATAATTTCATTCACAACCTAAAATGCTTACACTAGTGCCCTATATAGTTAGAAATTATAATTCATCAACTCTCATAAGCCTCAAAACCCATAAAAGTAGCCTAAATTAATTTGCTTCaccatttttctctccaaattcacCTCTCATCTTTAGTTTTacaagtcattttttttatgaatatcTAATAATTACGGTTTGTttgcttgattttgattttcatCTCAAATCTATTACTTATAAAGTGTTCTTGAAAGGTATGTATGGTTTTAATTCCAAAGTTGATCTATTACAATAtgtacttttgatttttttttttaaaatttatatgtAGACTGCATGTTATAACTTaaggtttttcaatttgaacaaGACCGGAAATAACATTGGACTTGATTGTGAAAAAGAAATCGAGAACATGAACAATAAGTGCCCCATCTGTACCAAATTTCTGGCTCCGCCATTGGATGTGtgtttcctttttctccatCAGAGCAATAACTTCATGGGTACGTTAGGCCTACGTCGAGTTACTTTGCTATGTGTGAAAACACTTCTTTAAGGGTTTGTCCGTGCCTATGGCACTACCCACCGCGATTGAAATAGTGTAGTAGTATGAAGGGGGAAGTCATAAATATGGAATATTGAAGCTGATTTATTTGGTTGTATTTGGTCATTTTGTACTTTGTTAATGCCTTCTCCatggaaattgaaaaatacgGTTTTGATAGagctgtaaatgaaccgagcagctcaCTAGCTTGGCTAGTTAAGGCTCCGTTCGGcttgactcgtttactaaacgagccgagctcgaacccGAGTTTTCATCTTGACTCGTTTAacaaaagctcggcttgtttagggtggctcggctcgattaaagagactcgtttagtaaatgactcaaCTTGGCTCGTTAAGActtgagccgagcttgagctcaaattttgggctcgtttacagccctaggtTTTGATAGCAGAGTTCTTCATACCAAGTTAATTTTTAGGAATTCCAATCGGGGTAGgtaattccaatttcaatcgaggtgggtagtgccgtaggcacgaaCAAGCACTAGTAGGAGTATAAAACAGATTCAACGATGTTAACAGACAACTGTACACTTTCACCCTTCAGGCCTCAACCATTGCTACGCACCAAAGTTGTCAATCTCGTACCGGTcagcgtaccgttttcactaTTGAAATGGTATGTACCAATACCGGACTGTATCTCAGTACCgttccggatttaccgcaattaatattttatatatatttaatatatatctaccaggTTGCAAAACCATTTCCGTGAAACATATGgcaacaaaaaattatctaaaaacactcaaaacaaagttatgaaacaGATCAGGATTCCATTGTGATCTTAATcgaagaaaatcatatataagcccataagttttttttaattagtttagaACCCACAACTTAtgtcataaaaaaaagagagagagagaaggtaattTTGTACCATCCGGAACACCAGAAAATGTCCGGAACAGACTGGTATCGTCCGGTACATCCGGTATTGGCCGGAATAGgccggtatttcaaccggaaTGGATCTTGAGTCTTTGTATTCTGTTTAAATACCGGTACGATACGTACCGaccggtacggaacggatttCACAACTTCGCTACGCACCGTCTCCAAAGGGCATCTCTAGTGGTGCGTTAAAAAGGTTTGTTACATGacaaaaaaagtgtaaaaagtgGGCTCCACTTTTGTGTTTAAAGAATGCGTTAAGTTAGGGAGAAGATGAGTATTATAGTGGTAGAATTAAAGTACGTTAAAATGTTTTCCGCCACTTCCTTTCTCTATCCCCCATTACTTTGGCTtccctcttccttttcttttctttattttttctctctccctctcacttgGCAAAAGCTCATAAACCCAAGGGACAAAGCCCGTAAAAAACCTAATAGGCCAAGCCCAGACACCCAATGGGTGAAACCCCAAAACAATTTAAGCTGTCGcctaaaaagcaaaataaaaagggaaaatgacgactcatgaagtattttgataaaaaaaactggTGTTCCCAAGATTTCCTAGCCTGCCGAAAAAATCCCATATCCAAGAAAAGCCCAAGGACCATTTGCAAGAGAAGCCCAGGAATGCGTCCCTTGGGCTCCCAAAACACTCCGGTCCAAATGACCCTTTCTAAGGGCAAATTTACGAGCCGGTCTAGTTTTGCCCATTGGGCATTTGGGGCTTGGCCCTAAGGTGTTGTAAGGACTTTATCCTTTTATGTGTTTCGGGTTGGACTCACCGGGTGTTTTAAGCTTTATtccatttggatttttttttatttaatttttgattgaaTTTCCCTCTTTCTCCCCTGACTTaatgtaccatttgtcaagttttcttgaataaattttttcttataaaaaaatatcatattgaGCAGgttcataaaaaattatagcctacaatattatatataaaactattttttcttcaattttactAGCTTGTTCGAGAGATTTTGCTGATTACGTACTATATCACAAGAATGACTGAAATATTTTTCAACATATAAGTTGTTAGCAAAGAATGTATAACTCATACGTTGATAGTATAATTTTATGTAGATTTtgaggaatttttttaatttcttatacgtgctaagagagagagagagagcaaagtTCCGAATTCAAAATGAGCCCAATATGAAAACTCGTAGTTTAACTAGTAGATGATCTGTGCCCACGACATACCAAAAATTGTCCAAATCACGTAAATTCCAAGTTGCATTGATAGGATTCAAATTCAACTATAATCCAACACACAAAATTCATACCTCTACCATGTTGCATTTATAGGATCCAAGTTTAGACATGAAATCAAAAACACTAAATAAGAGTCAAACCCATACGCGTATGTAACAAAAAAAGGGGTGCTTTACAATGTCACATTATGCAAAAAGATAACTGTGTTTGTCCTTATCGCTCTTCAATTGTCTTCATCACTTTTCAATTGTCGAGATCTTCATCACTCTTCAACTATCATGAAATTTTCTCTTCATCACCCATAGCTTATTCAGGTACAAGCCTTTTTCATACCCAACCTTTTTTCAATACCACCCAACAATTATTCCACCCAACCTTTTTCTCTAAATACCACTTGAGCACgaacaaaaaacaatttcaCGTAAAAGCTCCCTGACTCAAAACACTTCAAAAACTATCTATTGTTAAGTAGGAGTAATAAAATTCATAAGGCCATAGTTGCATATCTCAGTGCATTGGGGGAAGTCGACTTTTGTTGCGGTGTCTTCTTTTGTTACAGATTGGGGAAGAATGAGAGAACAAAGGGATATGGGGTGCCTTGACGGAGATGTCGCTGGAAATCAGTGACAGGGCACGCGGTGGCCGGGTTTCATCCCCCTAGCTCTCACTCTCTGCCTGgttttggatgaaaaagtgAATAACCAGTCTCTGTCTTAGAAAGGATTTGCCGATTTGGTATGCTTAAGGGGCACGTCAGGAATTTGTACTACCCAAATTAAGCTAGTGATGGGGGTGGGGGGTCTGTTTCACTTGAGGAGATGCAGGGGTCTTCCTTATCCACCTGAATAAGCAATCCTTGATTGTTGACTCTAACAAACCTTGGATATGGGTGAAACCGGAATAAGCTTATTCAGGTTATCCAAATCTGTGAATGGCTTATTCGTCCGATATTAAATGGGCCGTTACGTACTCTGATCCATGTGATGTTCTGgcttataaaaacaaaacaaaacaaaaaatttaaatacaaCTATTTGTGCATTATAGAAATACAACTCCCAACAGACCGGAGAGAAAACTTCAAATTGGTGCACAATTAATGGTAGATTTTATATAAATATGTGAGCTATTACAACAtgctctaaaaataaaaatcacagTTCACACCATCCTCATAATGGGCATAAACAGTTCGGTTGGAGTGCATTTTGCACCAAAGGACGATTGaattctactccctccgtcccaaaataattATTCCATTtctactatatatatacttttcaaaaatatttgttataatttgtaatttataatatccttgtttgtattttaaaaCCTTTGTCtaatccataaaaat
Coding sequences:
- the LOC131323530 gene encoding FHA domain-containing protein At4g14490-like, producing the protein MAEEGSTLKLIMEKGPREGETLEFPPGSTFQIGRGRGRVLRNGKLPINDDGISTSHLSIESTESGEWLVTDIGSSNGTVLNGSDLTPKTPSHLGNGDVIKIGEYTSIKVTIEAADHGGVRASQLRRNPRRGGGSKANLASIGEDREVGLGFGGELGKPVENPRRRGRPMKEKVVESDPRESLCNVYDVGEYDNMGPSGTKQGRQLSTRITRSSKKKENSNLEVKISDQVADKKTRGGRSRKKVLQDEPLESVKNEILDEKEENEREKVGKDSKNKENSSVGGNGCQEVEISGKIVGKMAEEEGTRRKRNLQGEPLESVENEVLDEKGDEECERVEESLLDEQSEAARGEVGEAGGLDLEKMTLDEWFDYLEVYLPKHIRDETEEMILQMNQMAQRVQQFILEQKSAKEKGKLPLS